The following proteins are co-located in the Bosea sp. AS-1 genome:
- the flgG gene encoding flagellar basal-body rod protein FlgG — protein MRAMQTAATGMMAQEMNVQVISNNIANVRTTGYKRQQIHFQDLLYENFRRAGSASSDQNTQVPAGTFIGSGVKTVSTGRVMTQGNISPTEKPYDLAIRGEGFFKIRMPDGRTTYSRDGSFDLDSQGQIVTRDGYLLEPGITVPNNASGVNINAQGIVEATIPGQTAPQQLGQIQLTRFVNKVGLESIGDNLFIETAASGQPIDGFGGGEGFGTLQQNYLEEGNVQAVTELSSLIAAQRAYEMNSKVITAADQMMSATTQMFRG, from the coding sequence ATGCGCGCCATGCAGACAGCCGCTACCGGCATGATGGCCCAGGAGATGAACGTCCAGGTCATCTCCAACAACATCGCCAACGTGCGGACCACCGGCTACAAGCGCCAGCAGATCCACTTCCAGGACCTGCTCTACGAGAATTTCCGCCGCGCCGGCTCGGCCAGCTCCGACCAGAACACCCAGGTCCCGGCCGGCACCTTCATCGGCTCGGGCGTCAAGACGGTCTCGACCGGCCGCGTCATGACGCAGGGCAATATCAGCCCGACCGAGAAGCCCTACGACCTCGCCATCCGCGGCGAGGGCTTCTTCAAGATCCGCATGCCGGACGGCCGCACCACCTATTCGCGCGACGGCTCCTTCGACCTCGATTCGCAGGGCCAGATCGTCACGCGCGACGGCTATCTGCTCGAGCCCGGCATCACCGTGCCGAACAATGCCTCGGGAGTGAACATCAATGCCCAGGGCATCGTCGAGGCGACGATCCCCGGCCAGACCGCGCCGCAGCAGCTCGGCCAGATCCAGCTGACCCGCTTCGTCAACAAGGTCGGCCTCGAATCGATCGGAGACAACCTCTTCATCGAGACGGCGGCCTCCGGCCAGCCGATCGACGGCTTCGGCGGCGGCGAAGGCTTCGGCACGCTGCAACAGAACTATCTCGAAGAGGGCAATGTCCAGGCTGTGACGGAGCTTTCCTCGCTGATCGCCGCCCAGCGCGCCTACGAGATGAACTCAAAGGTCATCACCGCCGCCGACCAGATGATGTCGGCGACGACGCAGATGTTCCGCGGTTGA
- the flgA gene encoding flagellar basal body P-ring formation chaperone FlgA — MIRLSLASFLIAAALFDAGAASAQQGRAQAVGVAMASADPAQAAPAQQARRLRLRPEVNLGRDLVTFGDLIPGLSGDLASIAAFRAPALGETGTIQVSRIAEAARGAGIVRDGAELESTGFSQVVVTRVARRIGASEMEAAVKIGLQQRFGVDVRLFALAIDGGAPTVAIEPELTGELTVSDLSFDARSRRLQARLAVPGSAAMRLKPLRISGQIVETVEVVVPKRTIARGDTVGKDDVVVERRPRDGQVGEVIGDARAAIDKVARRALLAGVPLRNGDVQREEIIAKGELVTIVYEAPGLLITMRGRAGESGAMGDVVSVTNPQSKRTLQGTITGPGRVSVKPAIGRIASAQ, encoded by the coding sequence ATGATCCGTCTGTCACTCGCCAGCTTCCTGATCGCCGCGGCCCTGTTCGATGCGGGTGCCGCATCGGCGCAGCAGGGCCGGGCGCAGGCCGTCGGGGTCGCCATGGCCTCGGCCGATCCGGCGCAGGCCGCCCCGGCCCAGCAGGCGCGCCGGCTGCGGCTGCGTCCCGAGGTCAATCTCGGCCGCGATCTCGTCACCTTCGGCGACCTCATTCCGGGGCTTTCCGGCGACCTTGCCAGCATCGCGGCCTTCCGGGCGCCGGCGCTCGGCGAAACCGGCACGATCCAGGTCAGCCGCATCGCCGAGGCGGCGCGCGGCGCCGGCATCGTCAGGGACGGCGCCGAGCTCGAGAGCACGGGTTTCTCCCAGGTGGTGGTGACGCGGGTTGCGCGGCGGATCGGCGCCAGCGAGATGGAGGCTGCGGTGAAGATCGGGCTGCAGCAGCGCTTCGGCGTCGATGTCCGCCTGTTCGCGCTGGCGATCGACGGCGGGGCGCCGACTGTGGCGATCGAGCCGGAGCTGACCGGCGAGCTGACGGTCTCCGATCTCTCCTTCGACGCCCGCAGCCGGCGCCTGCAGGCGCGCCTGGCGGTGCCGGGCAGCGCGGCCATGCGGCTGAAGCCGCTGCGGATTTCCGGTCAGATCGTCGAGACGGTCGAGGTCGTGGTGCCGAAGCGCACGATCGCGCGAGGCGATACGGTCGGCAAGGACGATGTCGTCGTCGAGCGGCGCCCCCGCGACGGGCAGGTCGGCGAGGTCATCGGCGATGCCCGCGCCGCGATCGACAAGGTCGCGCGGCGCGCGCTGCTTGCCGGCGTACCGCTGCGCAACGGCGATGTTCAGCGCGAGGAAATCATCGCCAAGGGCGAGCTCGTCACCATCGTCTACGAGGCGCCGGGGCTGCTCATCACCATGCGCGGTCGCGCCGGTGAGTCTGGCGCGATGGGCGATGTCGTCTCCGTCACCAATCCCCAGTCCAAGCGCACGCTGCAGGGCACCATCACCGGTCCCGGCCGCGTCTCGGTCAAGCCGGCCATCGGCCGCATCGCCAGCGCCCAGTGA